One window from the genome of Nicotiana sylvestris chromosome 9, ASM39365v2, whole genome shotgun sequence encodes:
- the LOC138877437 gene encoding uncharacterized protein, with amino-acid sequence MSDSVNNNLENHGENGVDVPGIIDSDHSATKSPDEDIKSVFLKKFGEILSKGAIMWYHNLAPNSIDSFAMLADSFIKAYASAIKVATRKSDVFKIKQRENEMLREFVSRFQMEQMELQPVSDNRAVQAFTQVLNERSSVASKQLK; translated from the exons ATGTCTGACTCagtgaacaacaatcttgagaaccacggagaaaatggcgtggatgttccag gcataaTAGATAGCGATCATTCAGCTACCAAGTCACCAGACGAAGACATCAAGTCTGTCTtcctaaagaagttcggggaaatactctcgaaaggggccataatgtggtatcacaacctagctcctaactctatagactcatttgctatgctggcagattctttcataaaggcatatGCTAGTGCCATCAAAGTTGCAACAAGAAAgtctgacgtcttcaaaatcaagcagagggagaatgagatgttgcgagagtttgtatctcgctttcaaatggaacaaaTGGAACTACAACCAGTCTCCGACAATagggcagtacaggccttcactcaagttctgaatgagcgaagctcggtggcttcgaagcagctgaaataG